Genomic DNA from Flavobacterium sp. N502540:
CAGAACCATTTTTTCAATTGGACACACTAAGATTCCTTCTGCTCCTTCCTCTTTTAATTGGTCAATTACATCCCAAAAGGTGTCCTTGTCAATTACCGAGTGAACGCTGCTCCATCCTTCCTGTGCAAGTGGCAAAACGGTAAGGCTTCGAAGCACCGGCAGAATTTTTCCAATTGCTTCGATTTTATCGTTGGGTACGTTCATTAGGATATATTTGGAGTTTCGTGCTCTTAAAACAGACTGAATTCTAAATTTTAAAGTATCAATGTGTTTTTGAATTTCGGGAGATACTTTTGGTGAAACTGCCAGAACAGCTTCACTTTTAAGAATTACTTCCACCTCTTTTAAATTGTTTTTGAATAGGGTGCTTCCGCTGGAAACAATATCTACAATGGCATCTGCAAGCCCGATATTAGGGGCAATTTCTACAGAACCTGAAATTTGGTGAATATCAACTGTCAGTCCGAAAGAATTAAAATACTCATTAACGGTATTAGGATATGATGTTGCAACACGCAAACCTGATAAATCCTGTATCGAATTGTATTCAAAGGTCTTAGGAACTGCAACAGAAACTTTACACTTAGAAAAACCCAGTTTTTGAATTACTTCAATTTGTCGGCCTTTCTCCACAAGTAAATTATCGCCAACGATAGCAAGATCTACGACTCCATCAATTAAATACTGCGGAATGTCTGAGTTTCGAAGGTATAAAACTTCTAAGGGAAAGTTGGAAGCTTCGGCTTTAAGCTGATCGTTTCCGTTGTTGATTGAAATACCGCAATCTTTAAGAATTTGAATGCTGTCTTCGTTTAATCGACCTGATTTTTGAATTGCAATTTTTAATGTACTCATTTTTTTAGTTTTTTAGAATTAAATAGTCTGAGTACAAAGAAGTGGTATAAAAAAACCCGTTTGATGTACTCAAACGGGTTTTAAAATATGATGATTTACACGCATACCATTAACACATCGCTTGAGAGCAATAATGAAAATGATGATGATGTAATTGATTAGAAATCATGTCTTGTTTTATTTTTTAATTCTTTGATTCGGTTGCAAATATAGTAGTTATTTTCATAAAAAAGCATTTTTTATTTTAACTTAATGGTATTTTATTGTTAAAAAATCTTTTAAGGCTTAGTTTTACAGGCCTTTCAGAAGCTATAATAGTGCTTTTTTATTATGATCAAAGTATAGAATGACAGTGGTACCTACCCCTATTTCGCTTTCCATTTTAAACTTGATATCAAGTAATTCAGTTACCCTTTTTACGATGGAAAGCCCTAATCCGGTTCCTTTAATTTCCGGATGTTCCGTAGAATTGGATCTAAAGAATGGACTAAAAATAGCGTCTAAATCTTGCTTTGCAATACCAATACCGTTATCCGAAATTCTGCAGATTGTCTTTTCATTCTCTTCAGAGAGCAGAATAGTTACTTCTCCTCCACTGTGCGAATATTTAATAGCATTCGAAATTATATTTCTGAGTATAGTAATCACTAAAAAGTTATCCGACTCAATATAATAATCCTGACGAGTATCAAATTTAATTTTGATCTGCTGATTGTTAATTCTTTCAGAGTTTAATCTGAAAACGTCTAAAATTACCCCATTTAGATAAACAGATTCTGTATTGATATTTTTCTTCTGATTTTCAAAACGAGCCATCAACAGCAGTTGATCTACAAGCATATTCAGATGGTCGACTTCTTTTATACAATAGTTGATCTTATCTTCATATTCTTTGTTATCACGAGGTTTACGAATCAATACTTCAAGTGTTCCTTTAATAACGGTAAGAGGTGTTCTTAGTTCATGAGAAGCATCAGAGGTAAACTCTTTTTCGCGTTCAATAGCATGTTCAATTCGGTTTAAAAGATTGTTTATCGTTTTCGAAAGCGTGTACAATTCATCCTTTGTTCTTGGCAATGCAATACGTGCCTTTAAATTGTCTTTGGTGATAATTTTTGAGGTGTTAATGATTTCATTGATGGGTTTTATGCTACGTCCCGCAAAGAATCTGGCTATAAAAAATAACAGGATCAAAATACCTAAAAAAGAAAGTGACATGATATCAAACAGGTTGTTCAATACCATTTTTGAATCGGCCAGGGACATGGCAACAATCACATATCCAATTTTCTTCTCCTTAAGATGGAGCGGAACCTGAATTTGTCGGATCGCATGGTCTCCCATTTTGGTGTCAAAGAGTTCAAAGTCTTCAACAGAATCATTGAATTTAAGGATTTGGGTTTTTAGATTCGGTGCTTTTTCAATTATTCTTTTATTCAGATCGAGAAACTCTACAAAAACGGGATTTACATCTACCGTGTTGTGTTCTCTTTCGTTCCATTCTTCTTCATCAATTAAAATTACTTTTCCCTTTACCTCTTTAATTTCTTGCAGGTGATTTTGAATTTCAACTTTTATTTTCTCATCAATATGACTGTAAACCGTATGTTTTACAATAGAATAAATGACGGAGAAAACGGCTAAAATTAATAATCCGGTTGTAATGATGTAATTTAAAGCAATTCTGTTTTTAAAAGAAAGTTGTGTCATCTATAAATCGTTAGCGATATAACCAATGCCGCGTATTGTTTTAATATAATCTTCTTCAATTTTTAAATTGAGTTTTTTTCTGATGGCATTCATAAAAACATCGATTACACCAGTGTCGTATTCGAAGTTTATTTCCCAAACATCTTTTAATATTTGATTTCGTGTGCAGACTTTTCCCTTATTCTGAATAAGATATTTTAAGAGTTCAAATTCTCTCTGGGTCAGCGCAACTTCTTCATTGTTTTTTAGAACAATATGTTTTAACAAATCTATTTTGATAGTCCCCAAAGTCAAATCTTCTGATCCTTTTCGATTCCTAAAGTGTATTTTGATGCGTTCTACCAATTCCTCAAAGCTAAAAGGCTTTTTGATGTAGTCATTTGCTCCTGCTTTTAGGCCTTCTATCGTTTCCTGTACAGTATCTTTAGCGGTTAAAAAGATAATTGGGGTTTTCTGATCTTTAACTCTAATGGCTCTGCACAAATCTAATCCGTTAATTTTAGGAAGCATCCAGTCTAATAAAATCAAATCAAAGTGTTGGCTGTGGATCAGCTCAAAAGCTTTAGAGCCATCATTGGCTGTCGTAATCTGGTATCCTTCTTCCTGCAGACCTTGTTGCAAAAACTGAACAATACCTAACTCATCTTCAACGATTAGAATGTGCATTTTAATAGTGTAATTTTAGTTGAACTGTAATTATTTACCTTCAAAGATAAGACTTTTGAGGTCAGAAAAGACTTAATACCATTAGAATAGCTGAAAATTATCCCGCTTAAGTAAACCTTAAGTTAACACTAAGTAAGGCAAAAGCATAACTTTATTCTGAATTAATTTAATGGGATTATTTTTGCTTGAAAAAGAAGTCAAAATAGGTAATAATCTCATATTTGACTGTAAAAGAGACTACTCGTTGTTTATTCTTAAAAAAAGTAGGTTATTTTTACTAATTTTACAATCTTAAGCAAACGAATAACTCTTTTAAATTAATAATTTCTGAACTTAAAAAGCTATTAATGTCCCTTTCAAAAAAGTTTTCCCCAATCTATAATCTGGCGATATTTTATTTTATCGTTAGTTTTCTGTTAAGAATTGTTTTGTTTTTTCATCCCATTACACAAAGTTCATTTACCATTATTCAGAGCTTAAAAATCTTTGTCCTTGGACTTATTTCTGATTTTTTTGTTTTTGTTCTGGCAAGTGTTTTTTTATGGCTTTATCTGATTTTTATATCCAATTCTAAGTATAATAAACCTTCCGGTTATATAATTCTTGGGATTTTTGCAGTTCTCTTTATCTATGCAGCTTCCGGGAAAAGTGTTTTTGACGAGTATGGAGGTGCTTTGCCAATGATCGTTATGATTTTCATCGGAATTAAGATGGGTCTCTTTGCTCTTTTATTGTTTCTTCCTAAGCTAAGGGATAAAATCAGATATTGGTTGTTTGCATTTGTAATTTTCCTGTATGTTTTGCTAATTCTGCAAAATGGTTTAAGTGAGTATTTCTTTTGGAATGAGTTTGGTGTGAAATATAATTTTATTGCGGTAAATTATTTGATTTACACTACTGAGGTTATTGGAAATATTATGGAGTCCTATCCGGTAATTCCTTTGTTTTCGGCTTTATTTTTAGTGACCGGAATTGTGACTTACTTTATCCTTAAAAAGTCCAGAAACTATATTGACCATATTCCAACTATAAGTGAGAAACTAAAAATTACGGGGATCTATCTTGGGGCATTTGCAGTTTCGCTAATTGCGATTCCAATGTTGGCAAAAACAGAAAACTCAAAGAATGTTTTTGTTAACGAGTTACAGGCTAACGGTATATATAAATTTTACTTAGCATTTGAAAACAGTAAGCTTGATTACTTTGATTTTTATAAAACGTTGCCTAATAAAGAGGCTTTTGCGCTTCTAAAACAGCAATTCGCTACTATTAACGGAAATAGTACTAAAAGAACTATCACCGGAGATTCGCTTGAAAATCATAAAAATGTGGTCCTGATTACTATTGAAAGTTATAGTGCCGATTTTATGAAGATGTATGGAAATGAGGAAAATATTACTCCTTTCTTAGACAGTTTGGCACAAAAGAGTCTTCTTTTTACCAATTTATATGCTACCGGAAACAGGACAGTTCGCGGACTGGAAGCGGTTACTTTATGTTTGCCTCCAACTGCCGGTGAAAGTGTTGTAAAAAGAGAAGACAATAAAAACAAATTTTCTACCGGAGCTATTTTTAAGAAAAAAGGATATCAGGTGAAATATTTGTATGGCGGAGATGCTTTCTTTGATAATATGCAGGATTTCTTTTCCGGAAATGGTTATGAAATTGTAGACAAGTCAAGTTTTGCACCTGAAGAAATTACCTTCTCCAATGTTTGGGGTGTTTGTGATGAAGATATGTACAATAAAGCGATAAAGGTTATGAATGCTGAGGAAAAGGAAAACAGACCTTTCTTTAATCATATTATGACGGTGAGTAATCACAGACCTTTTACGTATCCAAATAATAAAATTGATATTCCTGGTGATGCAAAATCTCGCGAAGGCGGTGTAAAATATACGGATTATTCGTTGAAAAGATTCTTTGCAATGGCAAGCAAACAATCTTGGTTTAAGAACACCATTTTTGTAATTGTAGCCGACCACTGTGCCTCAAGTGCAGGAAAAACTGAGCTTCCATTAGATAAGTATAGAATTCCGGGGTTTATTTATGATCCGAATGGAAAACCTCGAAAATACAATCAGTTAATGTCGCAAATAGATGTTATGCCAACGCTCTTTGGGTTATTAAATTTTAATTACGAAAGTAAGTTTTTTGGTCAGGACGTTTTAAAACCGGATTATAAACCACGAGCTTTTATCGCTACTTATCAGGACATGGGACTAATAAAAGACAATGTTCTGACGATTTTGTCGCCTAAGCAACAGGTAAAACAACTTGACGTGCAAATTAATCCGAAAAAGGGTATTGCTCCTGAAATTCAAATTGATTACAACGAAACTCCGATGAAAACGGAGAGAGCTGATTTAATAAAAGAAACCATTTCTTTTTATCAAACAGCTTCCTATATGCTTAAAGAGAAGAAGTATCAGCGTTAGTTTTCAGTCTCAGTCACAGTATTCAGTTGTGCTCACAGTTGAATGCTGCTTACTATTGCGGTATTGATCGCAGATGAAGTGTAAAATAAAATTAAGTAAGAAATATTATAAAAAAAACAGCCTCAGATTCATTAGAATTTGAGGCTGTTCTCATTATAATAATTAGCTATAATCTGTAAACTAAACACAGTACAGAGACCGTGACTGCGACTGAATACTTACATAGTTAGCTATTTAATCATTCTGATTTTTCATTCCAAATAAGTTTCCTTGTTGAAATAATCTGGCATCATCTTTTAAGGCTTGATTATTTCTTTGTGTCAACTCGAATGCGTCTAAATCGCTTAAATCCGGTTTTCCTGCATTTACCCACGCTGTATACCAAAAACTTGCTGTTGCTGAAATGGCTTTTTTCATTTGATTCTCCACCATTCCGTTTAATTCTTTGTGTAGTTTTTTAGCATATTCGTCAGAGAAAACAGCTGTATTGTATTTGCTCTTTACTACTTTCCCCTCAGCATCCATTTTAAAAGTCTCATTTTCCGGAGTTGCTGTTCTTAGCTTTTTATCTACATCCAACAAAGGTTGTACTAAGCTGTGAGTATCATTAATCATGTCACAAGTTGCTTTATGAACATCCTCATAGTACTGTGCTTGCGGAACGTTCAGTCTGTAGTTTTTAACAAATAATTCAGGAAGTCTACTTTCCCAAAGTGAATGAATTCCTTTTTGATCGCTTAATTGTCCGTCATGATTTGAAGAAGTATGCAATGGCATGTGTGCATCACCAACGTAATGACCTAAATCTGCTGCTAAAAATAAGATTTCAGCTCTGTTCTTCTCTTTAAAAGCTTTTGTCAGTTTTACCATCATCTCTTCGATATACCAAGGCAGGATTCCGTTGTCGTTTAAGAATTTGGCATCGTACTTTTGCTTAGCTGCTTCTAAAGTCTGTGGAAAATCTGCTGGGTTACCAAAACTCTCCATGTCGAAATAATGTCTTGGATTTTCGTCTTTATAATTTAAGGCATATTTTCTAATGTCCGGTACAGAGGCTTCTTGTGTGATAAAATCTATATGATTATAGAAGAATACCTGAAGCGGGTGTGGTAAAGCCATAACTGCGGCTTTATTAATGCGTTCGTGACCAACCATCCCCCAGGATAATGTCAAAAAACCAATTGCCAATGCGAATAATGCGATTAGTCTTGGTTTCATTTTTAAGTTTTTCATTTTTATTTTTGTTAGAGGTGCAAATTTATTTTATTTATATACATTTCAAAGTGAATAATCATAAAGATTGCAAAATTAGCTTCATTTATTTTTTTTTAAATCCGAAGTAATTGAAATTCAAATCAAAAGTTTCTTCGTAAATTCGTTACTTTTTATCTAAATCTAAAAATATGCGCCTGATTTCTATAGGGATTCTTTTCCTGCTCTACACTTCCAGCAGTTTTGCACAAGAAGATATTGTCGAATTGAAAAATGTTCAAGATACGATTCTGAATACCAAAAGAGCATTACAGGTTGCGGATCCGTTCAATCCGGTTAAAACGATGCAGCAATTGTTTCCGGGTAAAATTTA
This window encodes:
- the hisG gene encoding ATP phosphoribosyltransferase, producing the protein MSTLKIAIQKSGRLNEDSIQILKDCGISINNGNDQLKAEASNFPLEVLYLRNSDIPQYLIDGVVDLAIVGDNLLVEKGRQIEVIQKLGFSKCKVSVAVPKTFEYNSIQDLSGLRVATSYPNTVNEYFNSFGLTVDIHQISGSVEIAPNIGLADAIVDIVSSGSTLFKNNLKEVEVILKSEAVLAVSPKVSPEIQKHIDTLKFRIQSVLRARNSKYILMNVPNDKIEAIGKILPVLRSLTVLPLAQEGWSSVHSVIDKDTFWDVIDQLKEEGAEGILVCPIEKMVL
- a CDS encoding sensor histidine kinase, giving the protein MTQLSFKNRIALNYIITTGLLILAVFSVIYSIVKHTVYSHIDEKIKVEIQNHLQEIKEVKGKVILIDEEEWNEREHNTVDVNPVFVEFLDLNKRIIEKAPNLKTQILKFNDSVEDFELFDTKMGDHAIRQIQVPLHLKEKKIGYVIVAMSLADSKMVLNNLFDIMSLSFLGILILLFFIARFFAGRSIKPINEIINTSKIITKDNLKARIALPRTKDELYTLSKTINNLLNRIEHAIEREKEFTSDASHELRTPLTVIKGTLEVLIRKPRDNKEYEDKINYCIKEVDHLNMLVDQLLLMARFENQKKNINTESVYLNGVILDVFRLNSERINNQQIKIKFDTRQDYYIESDNFLVITILRNIISNAIKYSHSGGEVTILLSEENEKTICRISDNGIGIAKQDLDAIFSPFFRSNSTEHPEIKGTGLGLSIVKRVTELLDIKFKMESEIGVGTTVILYFDHNKKALL
- a CDS encoding response regulator transcription factor; amino-acid sequence: MHILIVEDELGIVQFLQQGLQEEGYQITTANDGSKAFELIHSQHFDLILLDWMLPKINGLDLCRAIRVKDQKTPIIFLTAKDTVQETIEGLKAGANDYIKKPFSFEELVERIKIHFRNRKGSEDLTLGTIKIDLLKHIVLKNNEEVALTQREFELLKYLIQNKGKVCTRNQILKDVWEINFEYDTGVIDVFMNAIRKKLNLKIEEDYIKTIRGIGYIANDL
- a CDS encoding alkaline phosphatase family protein, producing MSLSKKFSPIYNLAIFYFIVSFLLRIVLFFHPITQSSFTIIQSLKIFVLGLISDFFVFVLASVFLWLYLIFISNSKYNKPSGYIILGIFAVLFIYAASGKSVFDEYGGALPMIVMIFIGIKMGLFALLLFLPKLRDKIRYWLFAFVIFLYVLLILQNGLSEYFFWNEFGVKYNFIAVNYLIYTTEVIGNIMESYPVIPLFSALFLVTGIVTYFILKKSRNYIDHIPTISEKLKITGIYLGAFAVSLIAIPMLAKTENSKNVFVNELQANGIYKFYLAFENSKLDYFDFYKTLPNKEAFALLKQQFATINGNSTKRTITGDSLENHKNVVLITIESYSADFMKMYGNEENITPFLDSLAQKSLLFTNLYATGNRTVRGLEAVTLCLPPTAGESVVKREDNKNKFSTGAIFKKKGYQVKYLYGGDAFFDNMQDFFSGNGYEIVDKSSFAPEEITFSNVWGVCDEDMYNKAIKVMNAEEKENRPFFNHIMTVSNHRPFTYPNNKIDIPGDAKSREGGVKYTDYSLKRFFAMASKQSWFKNTIFVIVADHCASSAGKTELPLDKYRIPGFIYDPNGKPRKYNQLMSQIDVMPTLFGLLNFNYESKFFGQDVLKPDYKPRAFIATYQDMGLIKDNVLTILSPKQQVKQLDVQINPKKGIAPEIQIDYNETPMKTERADLIKETISFYQTASYMLKEKKYQR
- a CDS encoding zinc dependent phospholipase C family protein yields the protein MKNLKMKPRLIALFALAIGFLTLSWGMVGHERINKAAVMALPHPLQVFFYNHIDFITQEASVPDIRKYALNYKDENPRHYFDMESFGNPADFPQTLEAAKQKYDAKFLNDNGILPWYIEEMMVKLTKAFKEKNRAEILFLAADLGHYVGDAHMPLHTSSNHDGQLSDQKGIHSLWESRLPELFVKNYRLNVPQAQYYEDVHKATCDMINDTHSLVQPLLDVDKKLRTATPENETFKMDAEGKVVKSKYNTAVFSDEYAKKLHKELNGMVENQMKKAISATASFWYTAWVNAGKPDLSDLDAFELTQRNNQALKDDARLFQQGNLFGMKNQND